One window of the Candidatus Sysuiplasma jiujiangense genome contains the following:
- the nuoB gene encoding NADH-quinone oxidoreductase subunit NuoB, producing MVKQRQEIGRARTNKLTGSVFNWSARNSLYPLHFGIACCAIEMAAAAAPRFDIERLGVIFWNSPRQCDVLLLNGWISMKLKPVLIRLYEQMPYPKWVICMGECTISGGPWWDSYNIVRGADTFLPVDIYIPGCPPRPEALLDGFLKLQKKIRSEKENFMLPH from the coding sequence ATGGTAAAACAGAGACAGGAGATTGGTCGCGCCAGAACAAACAAACTCACCGGAAGTGTCTTCAACTGGTCTGCAAGAAACTCGCTGTATCCGCTTCATTTCGGCATTGCCTGCTGTGCCATAGAGATGGCCGCCGCGGCGGCTCCAAGATTTGACATTGAAAGACTCGGCGTCATTTTCTGGAATTCGCCCAGGCAGTGCGACGTTCTTCTGCTGAACGGATGGATCTCAATGAAACTTAAGCCGGTCCTGATCAGGCTCTACGAACAGATGCCCTATCCCAAGTGGGTAATATGCATGGGCGAATGCACCATATCTGGAGGCCCATGGTGGGACTCCTACAATATTGTCAGGGGTGCGGATACCTTTCTGCCGGTGGATATCTATATCCCCGGCTGTCCACCGAGACCTGAGGCTCTTCTGGACGGTTTCCTGAAACTTCAGAAGAAGATAAGGTCGGAGAAAGAAAACTTCATGCTACCGCACTGA
- the ndhC gene encoding NADH-quinone oxidoreductase subunit A, whose translation MNYGPYAPVLVFAVISVLFAFVGMFLSSLLRPSKKEPLKETTYECGEVPIGDTRIQFHFQYYMFALIFVIADVLTVFLALWAYTFSSMSVEAKLLMLVFVGLLTVGILYALKKEEVIWI comes from the coding sequence ATGAACTACGGACCCTATGCACCAGTGCTCGTTTTTGCTGTTATTTCGGTCCTTTTTGCATTTGTCGGCATGTTCCTGTCCTCTCTTCTCAGGCCATCAAAAAAAGAACCGCTCAAAGAAACCACCTATGAATGCGGCGAAGTGCCTATAGGCGATACCAGGATACAGTTTCACTTCCAGTATTATATGTTCGCTCTCATTTTTGTCATTGCGGATGTTCTCACGGTCTTCCTTGCGCTCTGGGCATACACCTTCTCCTCCATGTCTGTTGAAGCCAAATTGCTCATGCTTGTGTTCGTCGGTTTGCTGACTGTAGGGATACTTTATGCTCTGAAGAAGGAGGAAGTCATATGGATATGA
- a CDS encoding MFS transporter, whose protein sequence is MTDSAQLEIGLKDVQENARNLFSSAIIGRLKRRFYLPGNAWILTSSSTLWSVGGAMASPYQSLFFYSIGASAILIGYLAAITSLVTAVSQLVGGYVGDVWGRKRAIIVFSFIGVANNFIYFMTPDAPLLLLPVVIGSVSGIYGPLFTTSLTESMKPELRPRGIASYSFINTIPAVISPYLGGLLISRFGDIQGIRFAFLAAGLFGIAAITYRALRMTENFTPRKKVSFSEFWFTLFAETRRAFSVVGKDARLLLLYSIVASFALGLTSSFSVLYFVQELHFQPYLYGIVVGISSFVVMLLLFPAARMVEKFGLKKSVVFSSLSVPLNQLFFTRAKDMDEMVTWSVVGGTGTALLGPPLTALQTDIVPKFIRGRIMAMFSALPLFFSIPAQILGGYLYSVTPLLPFIVSVPVFAVSVIVLLSIREPKRLEV, encoded by the coding sequence ATGACGGACAGTGCCCAGCTTGAAATCGGTCTCAAAGACGTGCAAGAGAACGCACGCAACCTCTTCTCCAGCGCAATAATCGGCAGGCTGAAAAGGCGATTCTATCTTCCCGGTAATGCATGGATACTCACCAGCAGTTCGACCCTCTGGTCCGTGGGGGGTGCCATGGCCTCGCCATACCAGTCTCTCTTCTTCTACTCCATTGGTGCAAGCGCTATTCTTATCGGTTACCTTGCCGCAATAACCTCTCTGGTAACCGCTGTATCCCAGCTTGTTGGCGGGTATGTGGGGGATGTCTGGGGAAGGAAGCGTGCAATCATAGTTTTCAGCTTCATCGGGGTGGCCAATAATTTCATCTACTTTATGACGCCGGATGCCCCGCTTCTCCTGCTCCCTGTTGTCATCGGCTCCGTCTCCGGAATATACGGACCTCTGTTCACAACATCGCTTACAGAATCGATGAAACCGGAACTGAGACCTAGGGGCATTGCGTCATATTCTTTCATAAACACCATACCTGCTGTAATTTCACCGTATCTTGGTGGCCTGCTGATATCAAGATTCGGCGATATACAGGGGATTAGGTTTGCATTCCTGGCAGCCGGTCTCTTTGGCATCGCTGCGATAACGTACAGGGCGCTGAGGATGACTGAAAACTTCACACCGCGGAAGAAGGTAAGTTTTTCAGAGTTCTGGTTCACATTATTTGCCGAAACAAGGAGAGCATTCTCAGTTGTCGGCAAAGACGCCAGGCTGCTCCTGCTCTATTCTATTGTGGCGTCGTTCGCGCTCGGATTGACATCCTCCTTTTCTGTCCTTTATTTCGTCCAGGAACTTCATTTCCAGCCCTACCTTTACGGCATCGTTGTCGGCATTTCATCCTTTGTCGTGATGCTCCTCCTTTTCCCTGCCGCAAGAATGGTCGAGAAATTCGGTCTCAAGAAATCAGTCGTGTTTTCATCACTTTCGGTGCCTCTTAACCAGCTTTTCTTCACCCGGGCAAAGGATATGGATGAGATGGTCACGTGGAGCGTTGTGGGAGGGACCGGAACAGCACTTCTCGGTCCTCCCCTGACAGCACTGCAGACAGACATTGTTCCAAAATTCATCAGGGGAAGGATCATGGCAATGTTCAGCGCACTGCCGCTGTTCTTCTCCATTCCGGCGCAGATACTCGGCGGTTACCTGTATTCTGTGACGCCGCTTCTCCCTTTCATTGTATCGGTTCCTGTGTTTGCGGTTTCCGTTATTGTGCTGCTGAGCATCAGGGAACCGAAGAGGCTCGAGGTATGA